AATAAACACAGAAAGTACTGAATACCTACAGATACCTAAAAAGATTTATCTTGAGAAATGTGGCAAGAAATTCTCTGAACTCGATCTGTGAATTCTGAAACCTCCCTATGCTGACGTTTTGGATCAAGTGTCTTGAATTCATTTATGCTCACAGGAAGACTTAAGTTCCTATAGTGAAACCTTCCTCTTGCTAAGAAGGATaatggtaaaacaaacaaacaaacaaaaaacgtcTGTAATCACTAAGAATGGCACctaaggttaaaaaaagaaaaaaaaaaaaaaagatttacctGGTAGAGGCAACAGTGCAACCCAGTGAAAACAGCTGTCGACCTGGCACCGAAATGGCACAAACTAAGAGAACACACTCCTAAGTCACACTTCCAAATAAACATGATGTGTTTTCTCTCCTTGTTGCTGTAAGTCATGCAGTCTGTCGAGCCTTTAAAAACTACGTAGAACACGAGGGCAGCGCCATCCGGGTGCGGGAGTGGTGCCTGCTCCCCGGACAGCGGCCCTGCACGTCCCACCTCACCCCGCACCACACAGTCCCGCTTCTCCTACCCAGACCTAAACAATGATCAATAATGTTTGATAGAGATCAATACAGAAACGTCTAAAAgatatctgaaaatatcttttcagagatattttcctttcctatttaGATTGACCATGACACAATTCCAAACAGAATATCTCATGCTGTAAAAACAACCTCATGCAGTAACTAAGCGCATTTTAAAAGTCCCATGTTACTAACGATATTTGGTATAGAAGGCAggattagatttttttaaaaaaatgatcactaTAGAATAAAAGTTGGATTTCCAAATAGAACTTCCATCGTGGTACAAAATGCTAAATTTGATTCTACAGTTTTGTTGGCACAAACAATTTTAAGATATACACCATATTTTTCCTAATTGGGATTTTAAAACAATAAGCGTAATTCTTAAACAGATTACCACAACACTtactcaaagaaccagctccctTTTGCCaagaactttttccttttcagtccAGTTGGAGGGATTCCCACAGTGAATTCTGGAACCACAGCTCCGAACATGACTCAACACCCTCgcttccctccctgtctctttcATGTTGTAAAGACACTTGAGCCcagaaaaatgttctattttcttttaagacaGACAATAATAAATTTAGTTTCCTGATTTAAATAACAACATTTTTTAGtttgcctttctctctggcaCACGATACAGTGTTTCTGGAGTTACAAATCCAAACAAACCAGACAACCAGAGCATCCCAGTGTTCAAATCACAATTTTGGATACAATCCTGTTTATTCTGGATGATGCTCAATTCCACACATACTTCAGGGTAGAAACATCCATAGGAACATCCAGAAATGTTATTTTACCAAACTCTAACATGTGATTGTGCTCCATTATAGTACCAGTCACATCCACAAAGTACAAAGGCAGAGAGGATTTCAGGTGCGGAGACCAATATGCTTTTGCTGCTGCAGTGATTCGTAACCATCATCTTCGAGATTTCCAAGCTGTTCTGGAATAAGGAGTAGTCCTTTTTTTGTCTGGTGGCTTAAAGTAGGAATAAACAGGTGCTGCTGGGTACTCGGCATCAGGATTTTCTGCCATCATCTTCAGCTTTGCTTCGATGGCTTTTATCTTTGCAGTGACACTGGAAAAAGGACAAACAGAGGGTCAGAGTGGGCCTGTGTGCATTCAGAAAGTCGTGTGTATTTCATTGTCCTTGTACCTCTCATTCATGCCAGAAAAGCAACAAGATACTCAAACAGGAACAGTCGAAGACTTCACAGACAAAAGGTACACAACGAATGACTGATGCTCTTGCCTGCAGAAGGAGGTAAGCCTGAACCACCTGTTAGGTTTTTCTATGAGCCCAGACACTGTTAGGAGTACCTTGTGTGTTGTCACATTTGATCTGAAGACACACATAGTGTGTCTTGGCAGATAGTAGGTCCTCAGAAATAATTCGTGTtggaattgaaagcagggtctggAACAGATACTTGTGCACCTTTGTTTAAaaacagcattattcaaaatagttaAGATGTGGAAGTAAACCAAGCATCCACTGATAGATGGATGCATAAGCAAAATATGATacataatacatttaaaacattattcagccttaaagaaagaaaattctgacatgttacaacatggatgaatcttgaggacatcatactaaatgaaaaaagctagtcacaaaaagacaaacaccgtATGATTCCAGTTAGTATGAGATACTCAGTCAaaatcacagagacagaaagcagggtggtggctgctggggggtggagggagatgggAATAAGAGGTCATTGTTTAGTAGGTGTGGAGTCTCAATTTTATAAGAAGACAAGAATTATGGAGGTGGATAGCAGGGGTGGTTGCACAATATCATGAATATATTTAACACCACTGAACCGTACacttaaaaattgggaaaaatagtTCATGTAGCATTGAAAGCAACATGGTGAGGCAGGTTATATTCTTAAGGAGGCACCGAAAGGTCAGCTTAGACTATGTTAGACACAGCCAGTGAGTGTAGGTACCGGTTGGATTTCGACTCCAAAGCCTATTCCAATAACTATTACATTGTATCACCTTTTGAATCAATGAGTgatagcaaaataataataaataaataaataaaatcctatcAAGTTTCTTTTAACGAGGTAGCTGTATATCTAATATGTGTTTATAAAGGCTATCATTTACAGAGTACTTATAATGAGGCAGGCACTGTGCCTACATGTTACAGGTGAAGAATCAAATGCAGAAAGGTAGCGACTGGCCCGGTTTTACACAGCCCACAAACTgcagagccagaattcaagcCTTGCTTTTCCCTCTCCATCAGGCTGGGAGCTGAGCAGCCCTGTGTTAGGGAGAGGGAATGAGGGGACACTGCAGAAGTTGTTAAGGAATTCCATCCTGATCAAGGTCATTGCTGCCTTGGACCGGAATGCTGGTCCCAgctccctttcttttccatttttgctgCTGTCCATGGTCTCCAGTCAGGGAGAGAAACTTGGAAGATAACATACACATGGTCTTTTAGATCTCCTCAAAGGGTATGCATCTTCCGCACATGCTCAAATTTTATGTGAGCAGCGTAAATGAAAAAGCTACGTTACAGTAAAAAAGAACACCGAGATATTACCAAGACGCACTCTGGCACTGCCTTCATTAGTGGGACAGCCAGACATTCACCCTGTACGAGTCTCGGGGCAACGGCCTCCAGTCAGGCCTAGATGCTAACAGAAAGATATAAGCTGAggttctctggatgaaaaaataaacagaaaacactaGGTTATCtagtaaaaaaaggaaacaaggaaagTAAGCCACTAAAGACACGGTCCCTGTAACACGAAGATCACCCAGCAAGAATGCGGTAACCCTTTCCGAGGGGGAGTCAGAGTCATGAGAACCTGTGTGGGCACCAAACTGGAACCGAGGGGTGAGGGGTCAGTCTTAGGGGAACGTAGCATCGTGGATACATGTTCCCAGTGAATCTACAGGAGTcattatacaatttttttaatctctggaGGTGCAAAAACAATAAGCAGCACAAAATTAAGAAGTATCAAtgacattaaattttaattagtaacaaaaataattaattgtaaTTTACCAACTTTATCCCTCCTGCAAACATTCCAGGATCTCCTTCCCCCGTGCTTTAATGAGGCAGCTGGGCAGCTGCTGTTGGGTGCACAGGGGACTCAAGAATGgctcttctgtttgttttctgtctggCCTTCCATCCAAACAGGCACGGCTTTCCTGACTTTATGACCGAGCACTGATTTCTAATCCTTATAAAAACGACACTCCTTTACAagtcttctttccctcccctggAGCAGGCGTTCTGAACGGTATCCCTGCATTTACAGCCTGGAGTTTCTCTGAAGTAGTAACTAAAACACTGAGTTTTGAAGTCCGGTAAAACTGGTTTGCAATGCAGACTTTGCTATTCGctaactgtgtgatcttggccAAGATATTTTACCCTTCTAAGATTCAGTTTCCTCTTATGTAAAATGAGTGTAACAGGACTTTTAccagaattttataattaaatgacATGTGGCATGTCAAGTGTTTAGCACCGTGCCTGCTTCACAGTAAGCTCAGTAAATCATGACTATtgttattgttaaaatgtctccCAAGGCTACAGTGCAAAATAACCCCCCCTAAAACCCAAAACTCTACTTGTGCCCAACCATGCATTtaacttcccctttctctacccAACCTTTAGCTCCTTCTGTTTTGAATTAACTCCAAATTGTTCATACTAGTACCAAACTGTTACAGTTGCTGAAATGGTACATAGAATTAAAGTGCTGCAACCAAAAATTCTGTATAAAGGAACTCACAGTTGGGGAGGCATTAGTGTGCAATTACAAATGCCAaagagacacagcagccattaaaatgcttatttttaggGTAGAGGCCGTGTCTGGTACACCTTTGCATTCCCAGTGCCAAGCACAATGGCTGCTATGTGGTAGGTATAGCCAGTCTTTTTTGAATGAATTCtataaatgggggggggggatgggaatAGAGGAAATGTACATGTTCTGGAGATTAACTGAACACATCTTTGAACTTGTTAAAAGTTAGCAGATTCTATTCTAAATTTAGAGTCCGAGGAGTTACTAGAGTAGGAGTGAAGGTTTGGGAGAGGAAACGGCGCCAGCTGTTGAAAAGGTGTCTGTGTTTCCTGCAGCACACCGTCTTACCTTAGGTTGGACTGAGTGGGCTCAGTGCTGGAGGACGGCTCAAGGCTGATCGGGAGGATCTTATCATTCTTGTTATGATCATATCTCTGAAAGTAGGAGAAAGGGGAATTATTCACCTGGGCAAAAATCAGCCCTCTACCACAGAGCACGGCACGGGCTCGGATATTTCAATCCCATCAGTATATCCTCGGCACATTTCTAGACGATTGTAGGACTGCTTTTACATTTAGAATGAATGCAAAACTCCACACAGGCTTAAAGCTATGCCATACGTGTAGAAAAAGAAGTTTAGAAGAAGCCTCCCATCTAGCCATTAGTCTTCCTTATCCAGTAGGGAAAGAAGTTCAAGTTTCAATTTCACAGATGGTACAGATACACAGCAGGATTGCCCTCTGACATTCTTATTTCAACGGTCACGTATCACCTCTTACcatatttattttgcttcattcaaaacacttaaaaaattttgcTAGATTTTTGCAAAGTACCCAGCGTAACATTCAACTCCTAACAGGCCCgagtggagaagaaaaatagtaaCAGCTTTCAGCCACTGATACAGAAAACATTCTCCAGTAAAAGAGCAGCTTAATTTGATGTGAGATAATTACACACTTcttgtaaaaagtaaaaataatatgacaGAGCAATCAGGAGCCTCTGGTCAAAAACAATCATAAGAGACGTATGGGGTGCACAGTCTCAAACGAGAGAAGGGATGAAGAATGATTTCTCCTGTGTGCCTTTTCAATGAGATGCAGAATGAGAAAATAACAGCCAGTTTGGCAAATGagacttgatttttaaatattttttttaaaaaagattttattaggccctggctggcatagctcagtggattgagcacaggctgcaagccaaagtgtcgcaggttcgattcccagtcagggcacatgcctcggttgcaggccacggcccccagcaactgcacattgatgttactctctctgtctctttctccctcccttccctctctaaaaataaataaataaaatcttaaaaaaaaaaaaaaaagttgttggggaaaaaaaaaaaaaaaaaagattttattagccctggctggcgtagctcagtggattgagcgcaagctgcaaacaaaagcatcgcaggttcgattcccagtcagggcacatgcctgggttggaggccacgtccctagtgggggccacgtgagaagcaaccacacattgatgtttctctctctttctcccttcccctccctctaaaaataaataaaatccttaaaataaataaataaattgctataatcattaaaaaaagattttattattttttttttgagagggggaagagagggagaaagagagggagagaaacatccacatgcaAGAGATACACAGATTGattgtctcttgcacgcccctaaCCGGgaacctggctgcaacccaggcatgggctgtgactgggaactgaactggtgaccctttggttgcaggctggcattcaatccaccgagccacaccagccagggcagacttgattttcttttaagtaaaaaagcTTTTGGTAATTCTTCTTGTTGTTCCTATTTTCAAGGTAATGTGCCCTAGAAATTGAGATGCTGGGACCAACTACCTGAAATACTTGTAAGAATCCAAAGCGTCTGAGCATTTTCAGCTTGGACACTGAGCTCAAATGTTTCATTTCTGACTCGACTGGGAAGCCTGTTGGGTAGAGAGTCTCAGATCAAAAACCCAGGCTATATATAGCCAAAAACTGAAGCTCCATTTTTAACTGTCACAAATCTTTTCGCAGGCAGGTCTGCCAAGGCCTCACTGCAGAAGGAAGGGAATCAATACTTGGGGTTACTCCAGTCCCCATACTTCACCACctctgtgctggtgagggcagaaaactattcatttttttaaatggtcataGCTTTTCCAGTGCATTCTCCCAAGAGACTTCCTGCAAGACGAATAAGGCAGTGTGCCACTTCTCAGGCCTTGAAGACAATACAGACACTGCAAAGtcccaaaataactgaaaataactGGCGTAATGAGATGCCTGTGTTTTGAGCACTCATGCAAACAGCCTACTTCTCGAGCATTTAGAATAAACATTCAAACTCTTTACAGAATTGAGAGGCTGAGCAGAGTCTAATAATGCCTAAAgcagctaattttaaaaataaatacattttttcccctccaaagaaccactgtaccaaaaaaaaaaaaaaaaaagatagaggtCTGAGTATACACATCAGCCACATGGAAAAATCAATCAAAACCAGAATCTGTGGGTATGTGGAGGAGGGAAACAATGAAGGAAACTAATCCCTCCTGAgatgtttctcaaaagaaaaatctgcCAACACACACGGTAAATACAAGCAGGAGACCAAAGGACGGCGGCTCCAGAGGTGCCGAGACTGGCGTGCCAATGGGTGAGCGGACCACTGGCTGTCGGAAGACTCGGTCAGGGTGAGCTGAGGCTGCCTTTCTAGCGCACCACACTTACCTTGACCTGAGCATGGGCCCATCGCACCACCAGCTTCTTGGACAGAGCCAGCTTGCCATTGAGACACTGGATGGCTTGCTCTGCTTCCTGTGCGGGAAAGGGGCGACAGTCAGTCAACAACTCAAACGCCCAACTAGCTGTTCACCAGGGCTTCACTAGCTCCCGCGGCTGAACTGCTAACCAAACTGCTTTTGGTAAACAACTAGCAAggtgtttataatatttaaaaaagcagaataaTCAAGAGGGTATGAGtcgttttgttttgggttttttttgccaGTCAAACCCAAATCCAAATTCCGGGTCTGTCGATTACTGGCAGTGTAGTATTTGGCAAGTCAGCCAACCCCTGAATGTTAGCTTTTTCACCTGTAACATCtgggtaacatttttttttggttcctccATGGTATGTAAGGAGTAAAAGTATACATGTAAAGCATGGAGCATATGGGAAGTGCTCAGCCAATGTCAGCTAATAGCACTGATCTTATTAGGTGACACCTTTCTACATCCTTCTGTTATTTAGGGTAGAGCCTACTAGGTCAAGAAATGGTACTGCCCCTGGAACTGAATCCTGGACTAGGGGTCGTACTCCCCGGGCCCAAAGTGAGAAAGAGTAATGGACATATACGGGAGCACAGAAAACCAGGCCGGAAAAAGCAGGAGTGAGTCAGAGCCCGTGGGCAAGGTGTCTGTGTGAGCCAATCTGTGCACCTGGCTTTCAGAGCCAGAAGTCCCTGGCCCCTTCCCTATCAGATACAGGAGGAACAAGGTTGAAAGGAATTCCTGAAGCTGCATAATAGGCACTCTAGGACCTTCCCAGGAAGCCTGGCTGTACTTTTCCATCCTGCCAAACCTTCGCTGCTCCATGTGTATCATGAGGCATTTGGCCAAGAGTAATCCATGTTTACTGGGGGTGAAGGCGTCGTTAAGGAACAAGAAGAGAAACGGAGACAGCGTATCTATCTGAGACCTCAGTGTGAGACCAGCAGGCACTCCAGTTTGGTTTCACCGGTGACTGTCTTACTCCTCTGGAGCCCATCGGCATGACAGtgaacaaatacttattgagtgccCGCTGTGTGTCAGATGTTAAATAGTCACCAGCACCCTTGCCTCACTGTAGCACACAAAGTTAAAGGGACAGATAAGAGagacactttatttttaagtttcatgtAGTGAGTTAGAATTTACATGGCTCTCCCTATTAATTCTGTAGCATCAGCAGTAATAAGATGCCAACAGGGGACAAATAGTTTAAGAAATAAGTTCCTATCTCTGAACCTTGTTTCAAGTTCCTGTAGTTAACACTGTTATTAAATGCCAACTGTGTTTTCATACATACCCTCATCCAGCTTCTCAACTTCCTATAAGGTAAGAAGGTAggtttttaatcctcatttttagaagaaaactgaggccaaagAGGTTAAGAGAATTGCCAAAAGTGAACAAATGAAGCCAGAAATGGCGGCTAGGCTCTGTGATCTCTAGGCCCGTGTTTTCAAACCAACATCTGTCCCTGGCATGACCACCAACACTGCCGTCTGTAAGAATCCTCAGCACTCTATTGCTGAGGAAGAACCAAGTATTTAAAAACGCTAACCATAGCAGGCCTTCTTTCAGCTTCCCCCCGAAGCTCGAACAATTAGAACAGCAATGTATCACTTATTGCCTAGCATGGCTGCAAAAATTAAATCCCCAGCACTGGTCAGGACAGATGACATCTCAGAACATACTGACACGTACTTCTTAACAATGTGGCAGTTATATTGAGAAAAAACACGCATGACCTTTGTTGACACCACTCCATCTTCCTGAATGTGGTGAATATGCACGCAGAGTTATGAATACACCGCTACTGTACCGTTTATACTTGTGAATTGCTGGGGAGAGCCTGAATAGCTAATAATTAGTCAAACACCTTAACACATGGTCATATAATGAAATATGCAATCACCAAAAATCTTGTTGATTAGCTTTTAAATTAAGGTCTAAGTTACatctaaaaaaatgtataaacattAAAGACAGATCAATGAATTTTTACATATTCATATCTACACCAAAGAAACCACAATATCATGATATAGAATGTTCATATGTATCAGGTGACAGAAAAACATTTAGTACACTTTGTGTGATAAATTGGATCATACGATCCCATTCATGTGTTATAAAGTCATACATGTGTTTATGTGTGCGTATGTATGAAGTCTTCCagagttgttgttttgtttgtgagAGTGTGAAGAAAGAAGAGACCAGAAACATAACTAAATATTAACAGTGATTATTTCTGGGTATTGGGCTAATAAGTCACTTATCTATAATaaacatgctttatttttataattaaaaatccaaatataataattcttttttaaatttaagattatttatttttagagagaggggaaggaagggaaaaagagagggacagaaacatcgctGTGCAAGACAAACATCCATCAGtcgcctcttgcatgtccccatttggggacctggtccgcaactcaggcatgtgccctgaccaggaatcaaacgggCAATGTTTCAGTCTGCAGGActatgcccaacccactaagctacaccagccagggccaaatacaattattattaacaaaataataactaGGCAATGTTCTCACATAAACCTaataaagttaaagagagaactgagatacatgtatatatcatGATTGAGGCTGGACATCTTTTTCCTCTACATATTCAAATCTGTATGCACTTACTCTGAGACATTGAGAAGAAGGGTAAAttctgaagaaattaaaataaaagagagtcTGTGGGTGGCTCACCACAGACAGGGAGGGCTTCGGCACCACAGGGCAGAACTACGGAAAGAAAAGGAGGCTTTGTTGGTCAgccaccaaaggaaaaaataaaacagaacagggAGGAGGGCGTCCGTACGTTTAATGTGGGCGTCCCGAAGCATCTGATCAGAAAAGTGGGTCAGCCGCCTGTGTCCGCGAGCCAAGGGAGGGTAGATTTTGGAAATCACTCACTAGTTCATTTGTTTACCAAGGATCCCCTTTAGGACTCAGGGCAAGGCACACAAGGATGAATCAGATGTGGCTCCTGCCCGCAAGGAACTGCTATTCTAGCAGTCAAGAGACATGCACAAATACTTGTGAGAGCGTCTAAGTACTGTGAGCGGGGGAAGGTTCAATTACCTGCTTAGTTTCAAAGTTAACGAAACAGTACCCTCTAGGTTGTCCCTCCAAAGCACCTGACTTGTGGAAGAGGAAGTCGAACTGCTTTACCGTGCCAAACTTCTGGAGGAGCTTCAGGAGATGGTATCTGTGGAGAAAGGACAGCCCATGAGTGCGCTCTGGGAGGCTGCTGGCCAATGAGCCTGAAGTGTGAGATAAAAGCAGGAGACATTTACCCCAGGGAGAAAATCTCCGCCCCCGCTGCCTTCCTCCAAACTGCTGCGTTAGTTTGTTTGGCAAACAGAGCTGTTTGCCTCTATTTGGAAAGGGAACTGGAATTGTCACGGCTGTGCGTCTGTCCAGCACAAAACACCAAACAGAAACCACGCCTAACTAACAGCTGTCTGGCCCACAAgcaccatttgtttttttttttttttggagaaaagcTCAAAAATAGTGtcgatttatttatttttaatttcttggcaatgaaatactatttgtGAATAACTACAACTCCACCAGAAACAAACACCCACACTTCAAAAGCGAAAGCCTACCGTATCAcaaaactaaagtaaaaaatacacattcacaCAAACAAAATAGCCCTGAAAGACTTCCCTATTAGATTTTACAGTCATTAGACCCAAATTGCACTTGTGAGAAACTCTGCCCCAAACCAAGTCACAGCTAGTGGCACTTCCATTATTAAGTGCTTGAGAGTTCCAATTCCTCGTGTGACTGAGCATCAGGACAGAGTGGAGCCACAGTGGGACTGGGCTGGTCTCACGCAGGGGAGGGGACCCCGGCCAGTTCCAGAAACCATCCGGCTGTGGGTGACTAACCCGCCTCAGCTGCTGGCACCGTTTGTAGTCTGGAGTGTGGTCCAATAAAGAACACTAAGTGGCCAAGGAAGAAATTTATTCCGAGCTCTTGCTTGTCACTCTGCCCCTCATCCCCTTCTTGGATTCCTTGCTCTGAAACGTACTTGGTTTCCACAGAGCTTTTAAGTTATTCACACAGACACGGACTAACAGGTTGCTGTGGTCAATCTCAATTCCGACTTCCTGTCATCTGATGTGAGGGTGAGACAAACCAACAGCTctcccatttccttttcctttggccTTCCTCCTGGCTTCCTCCGCACTATTCAAACGGAGTCAAGGCTTTCTCTAAACAATGCTGTCCCTGTGATACTAAAAAGGTATCAGGCCACATGCTAAATCTGTTATTACTGGGAATTCTAACCCACAGGGAGTCAGTAAAGCTGTCCTTACAGCCACATTTATATTCACATGTTTTCTAGGAGAAACGCATCGAGATTTTATTCTTGACTAAGAATCTCCTTTGGGAGGCAGACAGGTATGAAATGGATCACACGCTATACTAAATTTGACACTAACGTACACTGGCAAGCAGGCCCATTATCCTGGATCAGATGCCTGACACGGTGGAGCAAGAAGACactatacaggtcttttactggGACAGGATGCAGGAATCCCCAGGCATGTTGTGGATATTCATTTGGTCTTTAGAcctgttttgaaagaaaaaacaaccctcTGGTTTCCAAATTCTCAACTCCCATCAGGAGACCTCAACTGCAAGTGAGAATGTAGGCGGTGATTCATCAGGGGAAAGGGAGACACCTCAAGTGCAAATTTCTGGTTTTACTTGCTTTTGTGCACAGCAAGGGTAAGTCTCTGAAATACAGACAGATGGGCTAGAAGAGCCTCCCCCACTGCCTTTAATTCACAGCTGCATTTTACTCACTGCCCCCATTCAAACCTCACCACTGCGCCAGTTGCCATGAATGGTGGGTCAACcccgtttaaaaaaaaaaaaccccaacaatcTAAAGGGCTACTGTGGGCTGGTCATCTTTTCATTAGTTCTATTCTGCTTAATAGCAGGAAGGTAAGGCGATCAGCATTTCCTaggaaatgaattttaatttactcaggaaaaaaatgccGACAGATTATTCTTTGAAAAGCTAACATTCATGTTTTGCCCGAGAACTGCGACCTTAAGATTCCAGGAACATCTGCTTAGGTCTGTGTCTTTCAACTTCTCcaggatttcttttcttgtttgataATTCCTTGAAATTATCGGAACACCGaaacaaaaggaatgaaatgttTACTATTTTGCTTCCTGGAGATGGGGACTGCAAGCGCTgatagtggaaaaaaaaaaaaaaaagcctggagACTCTTGCTTTCACATCTGCAAGCACTTTCATCTGCTGCTGGAGTGCGGGAGGGCTCCCCGCTCCCAGGGCCTGCTGCGCCCCAGGAAGTGCGGGCCCTGTGGCGgccgggagctggaggaggactGCACCAGCAACTGAAACCCGTGCTTTCTGTAATGGGTCTTTAAAATGGCCttctttcttaaagaaattaatttatttttcttgtcaacactattacagatgcccctatttcctgcctccacccagcccccgccGCCCCTTCCCTccgctatcaccacactgttgtgtgtCTATGGGATATGCATCTATGTTCTCTGGCCAATCtgttcaccttctttcatcctgtccccccttcctcctcctcagatAAGCCATTAGCCTATACAAGTGTTTAAACAACTGTGTGTCAAAAATTGTATTAGGCATGTAGACTATCCAGATGAACACAACCAGGTCCCTGCCTTCAAGGGCCCCGCATTCTGGCTGGAAGAGCTACGTAATCAAACAATGACAAACAGTGGCAAGCTTGCACACAGAGGGATACAGGTAAGCATGAAGAGGAAGAGGACCAATTGTGCCAGGAAGGTGGTGGTTTGTGAATGCCAAGTGCACAGACGTAAGGTGAAAAAAAGAACTGGATCAACTGAAGAGAGTGGCAGCAAGAAATGAGGCTGCAAGGCAGGCTGGGGACAGGCTGTGACAAGTGGTGTGCCCAGTGAGGGAATTTGACTTTGATGATGTAGGCAATGACAAGGAAGCCAAGGAAATGACATTTAAGATGATTTTTAGTGCACACTTTGTTTCAAAGAAATCTTTCTAAACTTACACAAATTGTTACACGGTGGGACTTTATGTTCTATGCTCTGTACGTAATAGATGGGTCTTACTGTGTTTCAGATTTAAGCAAGCAAACAGTAAAGGCTGTTTCATGCAaaccaagtcatgaaaagcagcaTGGGAAACAGGAAGGGCAGGGCCGACAGGGAAAGAGGGGTTTCTTCAGGAGTACACACACTGCCCCGACACGTTAATGCATTTACTCTTCCTTGCATTCCAGTTTATCCGTGAAAGTCTGTAT
This sequence is a window from Phyllostomus discolor isolate MPI-MPIP mPhyDis1 chromosome 3, mPhyDis1.pri.v3, whole genome shotgun sequence. Protein-coding genes within it:
- the RBM18 gene encoding probable RNA-binding protein 18; the encoded protein is MEAETKTLPLENASILSEGSLQEGHRLWIGNLDPKITEYHLLKLLQKFGTVKQFDFLFHKSGALEGQPRGYCFVNFETKQEAEQAIQCLNGKLALSKKLVVRWAHAQVKRYDHNKNDKILPISLEPSSSTEPTQSNLSVTAKIKAIEAKLKMMAENPDAEYPAAPVYSYFKPPDKKRTTPYSRTAWKSRR